The following DNA comes from Caulobacter sp. X.
CGGTCCGTCTGGCCGCCGCGCGGCCCGTCGACGTGGCCAAGGCCGCCGACCATTTGGCGCAGGCCGTCCGCTTCCAGACCGTCAGCCACCAGGATCGCGCCGAGGACCAGCCGGCCGAGTGGGACAAGCTGCACGCCTGGCTGCAGGCGACCTATCCCGAGGCGCACAAGGTCATGACCCGCGAGGTCATCGCCGACCACACCCTGGTCTACACCTGGACCGGCTCGAACCCCGCCCTGCCCCCGATCGTGCTGATGGCCCACCAGGACGTGGTGCCGGTCACGCCGGGCAGCGAGGGCCAGTGGAAGCACGCGCCGTTCGACGGCGTGATCGCCGAGGGCGCCGTCTGGGGCCGGGGCTCGATCGACGACAAAGGCTCGCTGGTCACCCTGTTCGAGGCCCTCGACGCGGTGGCGGCCAGCGGCTTCAAGCCTCTGCGCACCGTGATCGTGGTCAGCGGCCACGACGAAGAGGTGCGCGGCGTCGGCGCCCGCGCCGCCGCGGCCCTGCTGAAGTCGCGCGGGGTCAAGGCCCAGTTCGTGCTGGACGAAGGCATGGCCGTCGTCGCCGACCACCCGGTCACCGGCAAGCCCGCGGCCATCATCGGCACGGCCGAGAAGGGCTATGCGACGATGAAGGTCGTCGCCCCGGCCGCCGGCGGCCACTCCTCGGCCCCGCCCAAGGACGGCGGCGGCGTCGTGACCCTGGCCCGCGCGGTGCAGGCGATCCACGACAACGGCTTCCCGATGAAGTTCCAGGGGCCGGGCGCGGACATGCTGAAGGCGATCTCCCCGCACGCCTCGCCGGTGGTGAAGATCTTCGCGGCCAACACCTGGCTGTTCTCGCCGCTGCTGGTGGCGGTGACGGCCAAGACGCCCGCCGGCGCGGCCATGCTGCACACCACGATCGCGCCGACCATGCTGAAGGGCTCGCCCAAGGAGAACGTCCTGCCGCAGGACGCCACGGCCTGGATCAACTACCGCATCGCCCCCGGCGACACCTCGGCCACCGTGATGGCCAGGGCCAAGGACGCCGTCGGCGGCCTGCCGGTGGAGCTGTCCTGGACCAAGACCCCGGACGAGCCCTCGGCCGTGTCCTCGACCGACTCCGAGGCCTGGAAGACCCTCGCGGGCCTGGCCGGCGACGAGAGCGAGGCGCCGGTCGTGCCGGGCCTGGTCACCGCCGGCACCGACAGCCGCTACATGGGCGGGGTCGCCGACGACGTCTACCGCTTCCAGCCGCTGGTGCTGACGGTCGACGAGACCAAGATCATCCACGGCACCAACGAGCACCTGACCCTGGCCAATGTCGAGCGGATGGTCCGGTTTTACCAGCGTCTGGTCGAGACCGCCGCGTCCCGCTGAGTTCCAAGCGTCAGCACGATTGTCGCATTGATCCGCGATAAGACCTTCTTCCCCTGGACCCCGCCGATGCCCGCCGACGACGCCCAGATCCTGACCCGCACGGCCAAGCTTCCCGACCGGTTCGGCGAAGGCTTCGTCCGCGACGCCTGGTACGTGGCCTGCCTGTCGCCCGACCTGAAGCCCGGCAAGACCGCCAAGCACGAGTTCCTCGGCGAGCCCGTCCTGATGGGCCGCACCCGCAAGGGCGAGGCCTATGCGATCGGCGACCTGTGCCCGCACCGCGCCGCCGCCCTCTCGGCCGGCCGCGTGCATCGCGAGGCCGACGGGAGCGACAGCATCGAGTGCCCCTATCACGGCTGGCGCTTCGGTTCGGACGGCGCCTGCAAGGCGATCCCGTCCTTGACCGCCGACAGCGAGTTCGACATCTCCAAGGTGCGCGTGGCGCGCTATCCGGTGGTCGAGAGCCAAGGCCTGGTGTGGATCTGGATGGCCTCGGACCCACGCCGCGCGACCTCGCCGCCCGAACCGCCCCCGACCATCCCCGGCGTCGTGGGCGGCAAGCCCAAGCTGGTCGACCGCCTGGACTACGACGTCCATGTCGACCACGCGGTGCTGGGCCTGATCGACCCGGCGCACGGGCCTTACGTCCACCAGCAGTGGTGGTGGCGGACCAAGGCCAGCCAGCACGAGAAGAAGAAGACCTTCCGCCCGTCCGAGGCCGGCTTCACCATGGTGCGGCACGAGCCGTCCAAGAACTCCAAGGCCTACGCCATCCTGGGCGGCGAGCCGCTGACCGAGATCACCTTCCGCCTGCCGGCCCTGCGCTGGGAGCATGTGACGGTGGGCAAGCGCCAGGTGCTGGCCCTGTCGGCCATGACCCCGATCAACGCCGGCAAGACCCGGATGAGCCAGATCATCTGGTCCGACCACTGGGCCTTCGTCGCGCTCTATCCCATCATCCGGATCGCGGCCCGGGCCTTCCTGCGCCAGGACGGCAAGATCGTCGACTGCCAGACGCCGGGGCTGAAGCACAATCCGCCGCTGATGTGGGTGGGCGACGCCGACGCCCAGGCCCGCTGGTACCACCAGTGCAAGCGCGAATGGGCTGGGAGCCGGCTGGAGGGCCGTCCGTTCCGCAACCCGGTCAAGGAACAGACGCTGCGCTGGCGGACGTGAGGGTGCTGAGATGGCGATCGTAGTGTTGATCCTTGCGGTAATCGCTTGGCTGTTCCTACAAGCAGCAAGGGCGGATGCGGGAGTTGGCTATCGCTCGCGCGGCTCCCTTCGCTACCAACGTCGGAAAGCGAACAGGCTCGGGCTCGATCCAAACGAGACAAATGTTTTTAGCCATGCACCGGCTTACGAACCACTAGCGCCAGTCGGTCATTCCCATGTCCGGGATCTGGCCTTTGCGCTCGCACAAATCCTGGCGCTGTTGGTCCTAGGTTTCCTTGGTCTCGTTGCGATCGGAGCGCTCAAGCTCCCCGTCGGCTTGTTTTTGGTTTGGATCGCCACTGTCACCTTGGCACTGCGCGCAATAGGGCAGCTTCGAAGTAAGGGATGGCGGTTAAGCCGAGAGGCTCGATGTCCTCCACAAGCACAATCTACTTGCTTGGACGCTCGCGCAGATCATTGATCATGCCCGCGAAAAAGCCCGCCCGGCATGGGGGCCGGACGGGCTCTCTCCTCGGAACGCGCCTTGAGGGACGGGTTCGGTCGCGCCCCGAAAACTCTGAACTCTAGAACCCGTTAGGCGCGGTAGACGTAGGCGCTGGAGACGTAGCCGACGCCGACGCCGTCCTGGCCGACCAGGATCCACTTGCCGTCGCCCGTGCGGCCCAGGGCCTGGAAGGTTTCGCCCGAGCTCACCGCGCCGACGCGGGGCGCGCGGGTGGTGGCGGCGGCGCGCAGGTTCAGGGTCGAGCGGGCGACGTACTTGTGGCCCATCTTGACCAGCGGCTCGGCCTCGACGTTCCGGG
Coding sequences within:
- a CDS encoding M20 family peptidase; translated protein: MSWGGRVALTAVGLVLGVAAVVAVRTATFKAPAQADPASVRLAAARPVDVAKAADHLAQAVRFQTVSHQDRAEDQPAEWDKLHAWLQATYPEAHKVMTREVIADHTLVYTWTGSNPALPPIVLMAHQDVVPVTPGSEGQWKHAPFDGVIAEGAVWGRGSIDDKGSLVTLFEALDAVAASGFKPLRTVIVVSGHDEEVRGVGARAAAALLKSRGVKAQFVLDEGMAVVADHPVTGKPAAIIGTAEKGYATMKVVAPAAGGHSSAPPKDGGGVVTLARAVQAIHDNGFPMKFQGPGADMLKAISPHASPVVKIFAANTWLFSPLLVAVTAKTPAGAAMLHTTIAPTMLKGSPKENVLPQDATAWINYRIAPGDTSATVMARAKDAVGGLPVELSWTKTPDEPSAVSSTDSEAWKTLAGLAGDESEAPVVPGLVTAGTDSRYMGGVADDVYRFQPLVLTVDETKIIHGTNEHLTLANVERMVRFYQRLVETAASR
- a CDS encoding aromatic ring-hydroxylating dioxygenase subunit alpha is translated as MPADDAQILTRTAKLPDRFGEGFVRDAWYVACLSPDLKPGKTAKHEFLGEPVLMGRTRKGEAYAIGDLCPHRAAALSAGRVHREADGSDSIECPYHGWRFGSDGACKAIPSLTADSEFDISKVRVARYPVVESQGLVWIWMASDPRRATSPPEPPPTIPGVVGGKPKLVDRLDYDVHVDHAVLGLIDPAHGPYVHQQWWWRTKASQHEKKKTFRPSEAGFTMVRHEPSKNSKAYAILGGEPLTEITFRLPALRWEHVTVGKRQVLALSAMTPINAGKTRMSQIIWSDHWAFVALYPIIRIAARAFLRQDGKIVDCQTPGLKHNPPLMWVGDADAQARWYHQCKREWAGSRLEGRPFRNPVKEQTLRWRT